A region of Chloroflexota bacterium DNA encodes the following proteins:
- a CDS encoding ABC transporter ATP-binding protein, with protein sequence MTRPSAKMGQPVIKVENLAIAYETRAGDVNAVRDVSFEIHRGETLGLVGESGCGKSTVAYGLVNYLGRNGKIVKGDIHFQGQSLVGRSAEELRKLRGDQISMVYQDPMTSLNPVLRIGEQMTEVLTVHRGISHAEAYERCLKMLERVYMPDPRKVMDRYPHQVSGGQQQRVVIAMALLNNPALLVMDEPTTALDVTVEAAVLDLIADLRRDFDTAILFISHNLGVVARVCERVGVMYAGELVEMSAVREIFTSPKHPYTQGLIRCLPKIGKSKDSNTLYPIRGRVPSPANLPPGCVFEPRCDYARDACRAERPALRQLGETHFSRCLFSEEIEPSQWTPPAGLIIPPAPGAKVTPPTNGETILNVTGLKTHYPHADSSPLSLIGLGKKEYVKAVDGVTFQVPRGLTLGIVGESGCGKSTLIKSIIGLEDVTGGEAKFMGFDIKDNVGRRDLSLIKELQMVFQNPDATMNPSYSVGQQIERPLRRFNIVPKEGVRDEVIRLLRAVKLDEYYYDRLPRQLSGGEKQRVGIARAFAGRPDLVLCDEPVSALDVSVQAAVLNLLLEIQQEHGTTMIFISHDLSVVRFISDYVAVMYLGQIMEIGPAQAIYAPPYHPYTESLLAAVPIPDPDVAQKHIRLEGSVPSPLNPPSGCRFHTRCPRRQLLPDGGKVCETQTPPWQDAGNGHQIFCHIPLEQLHSLEPVVTTQE encoded by the coding sequence ATGACCCGACCCTCCGCCAAGATGGGCCAACCTGTCATCAAAGTTGAAAACCTTGCCATTGCCTACGAAACCCGGGCCGGCGACGTAAACGCCGTCCGCGATGTGTCGTTTGAAATTCATCGCGGCGAAACGCTGGGCCTGGTCGGCGAATCCGGTTGCGGCAAGAGCACCGTCGCCTACGGCCTCGTCAACTACCTGGGCCGCAACGGCAAGATCGTCAAGGGCGACATCCACTTTCAGGGCCAGTCCCTCGTCGGGCGCTCCGCCGAAGAGCTTCGCAAACTGCGCGGCGACCAGATCAGCATGGTCTATCAGGACCCGATGACCTCGCTCAACCCGGTGCTCCGCATCGGCGAGCAAATGACGGAAGTGCTCACCGTCCATCGCGGCATTTCGCACGCCGAAGCTTACGAGCGTTGCCTCAAGATGCTGGAGCGCGTCTACATGCCCGACCCGCGCAAGGTGATGGATCGCTACCCGCACCAGGTCAGCGGCGGCCAGCAACAACGCGTCGTCATCGCCATGGCCTTGCTCAACAACCCGGCCCTGCTGGTAATGGACGAGCCGACGACCGCCCTCGACGTGACGGTGGAAGCCGCCGTGCTCGACCTCATCGCCGACCTGCGCCGCGACTTCGACACCGCCATCCTCTTCATCAGCCACAACCTGGGCGTGGTAGCCCGCGTGTGCGAGCGGGTGGGCGTCATGTACGCCGGCGAACTGGTGGAGATGTCGGCCGTGCGCGAAATCTTCACCAGCCCCAAACACCCTTACACCCAGGGCCTCATCCGCTGCCTGCCCAAGATCGGCAAAAGCAAAGACAGCAACACCCTTTATCCCATCCGGGGCCGTGTGCCCTCACCGGCCAACCTGCCGCCGGGTTGCGTCTTTGAGCCGCGCTGCGACTACGCCCGCGACGCCTGCCGCGCCGAGCGCCCCGCCCTGCGCCAACTCGGCGAGACTCATTTCAGCCGCTGTCTGTTCTCGGAAGAGATCGAACCGTCGCAGTGGACTCCGCCTGCCGGCCTGATCATTCCCCCCGCGCCGGGCGCGAAGGTGACGCCGCCGACGAACGGGGAAACGATCCTCAACGTCACCGGCCTCAAAACTCACTACCCTCACGCCGACTCGTCGCCCCTCAGCCTGATCGGCCTGGGGAAGAAAGAGTACGTCAAAGCTGTTGACGGCGTCACCTTCCAGGTTCCACGCGGGCTGACTCTGGGCATCGTGGGCGAGTCCGGGTGTGGCAAGAGTACCCTCATCAAGTCCATCATCGGGCTGGAAGACGTGACCGGCGGCGAGGCCAAATTCATGGGCTTCGACATCAAAGACAACGTCGGGCGGCGCGACCTGTCGCTGATCAAAGAACTGCAAATGGTGTTCCAGAACCCGGACGCGACGATGAATCCCAGCTACAGCGTCGGGCAACAGATCGAGCGCCCGCTCAGGCGCTTCAACATCGTGCCTAAAGAAGGCGTGCGCGACGAAGTTATCCGCCTGCTTCGGGCGGTGAAGCTGGACGAGTATTACTATGATCGCCTGCCGCGCCAGCTCAGTGGCGGCGAGAAACAACGGGTGGGCATTGCCCGCGCCTTCGCCGGCCGGCCCGACCTGGTGTTGTGCGACGAGCCGGTGTCGGCCCTGGACGTGTCGGTGCAGGCCGCCGTGCTCAACCTTCTGCTCGAAATTCAGCAGGAGCATGGCACGACGATGATCTTCATCTCGCACGATCTCAGCGTGGTGCGCTTCATCTCCGATTACGTGGCCGTGATGTACCTGGGCCAGATCATGGAGATCGGCCCGGCCCAGGCCATCTACGCCCCGCCTTATCATCCCTACACCGAATCGTTGCTGGCCGCCGTCCCCATTCCCGACCCGGACGTGGCCCAGAAACACATCCGGCTCGAAGGTTCTGTGCCCAGCCCGCTGAACCCGCCGAGTGGGTGCCGCTTCCACACCCGTTGTCCGCGCCGCCAATTACTGCCCGACGGCGGCAAGGTGTGCGAAACTCAAACCCCGCCCTGGCAGGATGCCGGCAACGGCCACCAAATCTTCTGCCACATTCCGTTGGAGCAGTTACATTCGTTGGAACCGGTCGTTACAACACAAGAATGA
- a CDS encoding CBS domain-containing protein, whose amino-acid sequence MLVKDYMTRHPILIEPTKRVVDAQRLMAENNIRHLPVVDDGKMLLGLVTRQRLTISPEKLGSLDVWEITRYLADLTASKVMVTGKDLCTIGPEATLEEAAELMIRNKISGLPVVDGDGAVVGILTETDLLIELQNLLGAQDAGWRVVMRVPDRKGEFNKLTKAVSEKGWGIMAMGSVRAPRQPDRWDLVLKIRHCTKDELMAVLQKIEGQEIVDVRETGGG is encoded by the coding sequence ATGCTTGTCAAAGACTACATGACCCGCCACCCGATTTTGATTGAGCCGACCAAGCGCGTGGTTGACGCCCAACGGCTCATGGCCGAGAACAACATCCGTCACCTGCCGGTGGTGGACGACGGCAAGATGTTGCTGGGTCTGGTCACGCGCCAGCGGCTCACCATTTCGCCGGAGAAACTGGGAAGCCTGGACGTGTGGGAGATCACCCGCTACCTGGCCGACCTGACGGCGAGCAAAGTGATGGTGACCGGCAAAGACCTTTGCACCATCGGCCCGGAAGCCACCCTTGAAGAGGCGGCTGAACTGATGATCCGCAACAAGATCAGCGGCCTGCCGGTGGTGGACGGCGACGGGGCCGTCGTCGGCATCCTCACCGAAACCGATCTGCTCATCGAACTGCAAAACCTGCTGGGCGCGCAGGACGCGGGCTGGCGGGTGGTGATGCGCGTGCCGGATCGCAAGGGCGAGTTCAACAAATTGACGAAGGCCGTCTCTGAGAAGGGCTGGGGCATTATGGCCATGGGCAGTGTGCGCGCACCCAGGCAGCCGGATCGTTGGGACCTGGTGTTGAAGATTCGACACTGCACCAAAGACGAGCTGATGGCGGTGTTGCAAAAGATCGAAGGACAGGAAATTGTGGACGTGCGGGAGACGGGCGGCGGCTGA